In one Bos mutus isolate GX-2022 chromosome 19, NWIPB_WYAK_1.1, whole genome shotgun sequence genomic region, the following are encoded:
- the LOC102286901 gene encoding LOW QUALITY PROTEIN: olfactory receptor 4P4-like (The sequence of the model RefSeq protein was modified relative to this genomic sequence to represent the inferred CDS: substituted 1 base at 1 genomic stop codon) has translation MENQRNISELILLGLSYNQNIQIFSFVLFLFCYLVLLVGNLLILFCIQYSPLFNQPMYYFLSYLSLIDICYTSSVTPKLIGDLLVERKTISYGDCMLQVLIMHFFGGTEIFILTAMAFDHYVAICKPLRYVIVMNRTRCNLLLLAAXAGGAVRSFPQFFMAISLPFCGPNEIDHYFCDIFPLLKISCTDTYITGVLVIAFSGMLDLVTFAALFVSYSIILFTLNNRSNEGRHKALSICGFHITVFILFFVLVIFIYPRPPTIFPEDKVFAVFYTIIAPMFNHLIYTLRNAEMKNTWKNLVSNFVFKGSIPLRNKLFSKEVFRVATIFF, from the coding sequence ATGGAAAACCAGAGAAACATATCAGAATTAATTCTTCTAGGACTTTCATATAACCAGAACatacaaatattttcctttgtgttaTTCTTATTCTGTTATCTTGTCCTGTTGGTAGGAAACCTTCTGATCCTCTTCTGCATTCAATACAGTCCTCTTTTTAACCAACCAATGTACTATTTTCTCAGCTACTTATCCCTCATAGACATCTGCTATACCTCCAGCGTTACACCCAAACTAATTGGAGATCTGCTAGTAGAGAGAAAGACTATATCCTATGGAGATTGCATGCTACAGGTCCTTATCATGCACTTCTTTGGAGGTACTGAGATCTTTATTCTTACTGCCATGGCTTTTGATCACTATGTTGCCATCTGCAAGCCTCTCCGCTATGTGATTGTCATGAATAGAACAAGATGCAATCTTCTCCTCTTAGCTGCTTGAGCGGGTGGAGCTGTCCGTTCTTTTCCTCAATTTTTTATGGCAATCAGCTTGCCTTTCTGTGGTCCTAATGAAATTGATCActatttctgtgatatttttcCATTGCTAAAAATTTCATGTACTGACACCTACATCACAGGTGTTCTTGTGATTGCCTTTTCAGGAATGCTTGACTTAGTTACATTTGCTGCCTTGTTTGTTTCCTATAGCATTATATTATTCACTTTAAATAATCGTTCAAACGAGGGAAGACACAAAGCCCTCTCTATCTGTGGGTTTCATATCACTGTGTTCATCTTATTTTTTGTACTTGTTATCTTTATCTATCCTAGACCTCCCACTATTTTCCCTGAGGATAAGGTATTTGCAGTATTTTACACCATCATTGCCCCCATGTTCAATCACTTAATCTATACTCTAAGAAATGCAGAGATGAAAAATACTTGGAAAAATTTAGTATCAAACTTTGTTTTCAAAGGAAGCATACCTTTAAGGAACAAGTTGTTCAGCAAAGAGGTATTTAGAGtagcaactatttttttttaa